From a single Raphanus sativus cultivar WK10039 chromosome 3, ASM80110v3, whole genome shotgun sequence genomic region:
- the LOC108847238 gene encoding BTB/POZ domain-containing protein At5g03250 produces the protein MAFMRLGSKSEAFHREGQTWLCTTGLVSDVTIEVGDMKFHLHKFPLLSRSGLLEKLIEESSSDDGSSCVLSLDDIPGGGKTFELITKFCYGVKIELTAFNVVSLRCAAEYLEMTDNYGEGNLVGMTETFLNEVFGNWTDSIKALQTCEDVTDHAEDLHIISRCVDSLAMKACADPSLFNWPKNPTSGQNTEDESHLWNGISPSGKMLQPTGEDWWFDDASFLNLSLFKRLITAIEARGMKLENISMAVMYYTKKHVPLMNRQVTMDEQVIETPNTSEAEQKDALEEIIGMLPTKKGVNPTKFLLRLLQTAMVLHTSQSSRENLERLIGNQLEQAALVDLLIPNMGYSETLYDVECVLRMIEQFVSSTEQAGMVPSPCIVEEGHLVKDGAEMLTPPTLVATLVDGYLAEVAPDVNLKLAKFEAIAAAIPEYARPLDDGVYHAVDVFLKAHPWITDSEREHICRLMNCQKLSLEASAHAAQNERLPLRVIVQVLFFEQLRLRTSISSWFFVSENLDNPEHQNGGNGGLLKPRGENVRERVSELEKECMNMKQELQKLVRSKRSWKNFTRKLNFKKKSECCKPKDHEAKQAI, from the exons ATGGCGTTCATGAGACTTGGCTCCAAATCCGAAGCTTTCCATCGCGAAGGCCAAACCTG GCTTTGCACCACAGGACTGGTGAGTGATGTTACCATAGAGGTTGGAGACATGAAGTTTCATCTCCACAAG TTCCCATTGCTCTCTAGAAGTGGGCTTCTTGAGAAACTAATCGAAGAGTCTTCAAGTGATGATGGATCAAGCTGTGTTTTGAGTTTAGATGACATACCAGGAGGCGGCAAAACGTTCGAGCTCATAACAAAATTTTGCTACGGTGTGAAAATCGAGCTTACCGCATTCAATGTTGTTAGCCTTAGATGTGCAGCCGAGTACCTTGAGATGACTGATAACTACGGAGAAGGTAATCTTGTCGGTATGACAGAGACTTTCCTCAACGAAGTGTTTGGTAACTGGACAGACTCTATCAAAGCTCTTCAGACATGTGAGGACGTAACTGATCACGCTGAAGATCTTCACATCATCTCGAGGTGTGTTGATTCTTTAGCTATGAAAGCTTGTGCTGACCCAAGCCTTTTCAACTGGCCCAAGAATCCAACGAGCGGGCAGAACACCGAAGATGAATCTCATTTGTGGAACGGAATCTCACCGTCCGGAAAGATGCTGCAACCAACAG GTGAAGATTGGTGGTTTGATGATGCATCTTTTCTCAACTTGTCTCTCTTCAAAAGACTCATCACAGCTATTGAAGCACGAGGCATGAAGCTTGAGAACATCTCCATGGCTGTTATGTACTATACAAAGAAACATGTTCCTCTGATGAACAGACAAGTGACTATGGATGAACAAGTGATTGAGACACCGAACACTTCTGAAGCCGAACAAAAGGATGCCCTCGAAGAGATTATCGGTATGCTTCCGACCAAGAAAGGTGTAAACCCGACCAAGTTTCTCCTCAGGCTGCTTCAGACCGCGATGGTGTTGCACACAAGCCAATCCTCGAGGGAGAATCTTGAGAGACTTATAGGAAACCAACTTGAGCAAGCTGCTCTAGTGGATCTTCTTATACCGAACATGGGATACTCTGAAACGCTTTATGACGTTGAGTGCGTGCTGAGAATGATCGAACAGTTTGTCTCTTCAACGGAACAAGCAGGGATGGTCCCTTCTCCATGCATCGTAGAAGAGGGACATTTGGTGAAAGATGGAGCCGAAATGCTAACTCCTCCAACGCTAGTGGCAACTCTCGTCGATGGTTATCTAGCTGAGGTGGCACCTGATGTTAACTTGAAGTTAGCGAAGTTTGAAGCCATCGCTGCTGCAATCCCTGAGTACGCAAGACCACTAGATGATGGAGTCTATCACGCAGTTGACGTGTTCTTGAAG GCGCATCCGTGGATTACGGATTCGGAAAGGGAGCATATATGTAGACTGATGAACTGCCAGAAGCTCTCACTGGAAGCAAGCGCACATGCAGCACAGAACGAGAGGCTGCCTCTTAGGGTGATTGTCCAGGTTCTGTTTTTCGAACAGCTTAGGCTCAGGACATCTATATCGAGCTGGTTCTTTGTCTCTGAAAATCTAGACAACCCGGAGCACCAGAATGGCGGGAACGGTGGTTTACTTAAACCGAGAGGCGAGAACGTGAGAGAGAGGGTTTCTGAGCTGGAGAAAGAGTGTATGAACATGAAACAAGAGCTTCAGAAGCTGGTGAGGTCTAAGAGAAGCTGGAAGAATTTCACTAGGAAGCTTAACTTCAAGAAGAAGTCAGAGTGTTGCAAGCCTAAGGATCATGAAGCGAAGCAAGCTATTTAA